The sequence TAGTTTAGTTGTTATTAGTATAAAGCTGGCGCGATCTCTATCCCATTATCTCCCCCCCCCCCTCAACATCCCCCAACTCCCAATATCACTACTTTTTTTCCTCTCAAACCTAGATTTACCACCCCCATCGCTCTATATTTATTATTTTATACAAATACATATTATAAGGAGATTTAATATAATGTTTAAATTAAAATATTTTTGCTTGGGACTAATCCTATGTCTCATTAGCTGTGATCTAATCCTCAATGGCAATGAAAATACATCTGCTAAGTTACTAAAAAAAGCTTACTCTATCTTGGAGCCAACTCAAAAAAATAATCCTTCAAACAATACTCTACAAGATAATATCATTAACTTTAACACCTCACCTATCATTAATGAAAAATCTACACCTCAAGCTATTAACCAAATTACTGATAATAACAATCAAAATACTAACAATGGCAATAATCATATCACAACAAAAGACCAAAATACTAACAAAGACAGTATAAAAACTCTTAACTCACCAATTATTACTAACATTAAACCACACACTAATGAAGATAACAAAAACACTCAAACAATCAATACACTAACTCAATCAGAACTTAATACAAAAATAACTGAAAACCCTACTCCAACAAACACAGATGACACAATTATCTCAAACTCACACACAAATACCCCTCCTACAATACTATCAGGTACAACTAATAATCTTAACAGCATAAGTGGTGAATCATCTATTAACTATGAATATAATAATTATATTCCATCAACAACAAAATCAGGTTCATACTCAGGACCTATGACAACCATAGAAGATGACGAAGAAGACAATGACGATGACTATGAAGATGACGAAGAAGACAATGACTATGATGAAATTGAAAAAAATCACCAAGAAATTGACAACGAAGATGAAGACGAGGATGAAGCTCAATTAAATAGAGAATACAAATCACGTTTAATAAAAACCAAAAATAGCGTTAAGAACGCTCTTAAATTAGCTAAAAAAATAAACAAACACTGGGAAACCATTAAGTTTAATGAAATAAAAATAAATCCTATTTATGGAAAAAACCCGAAGAATCTGAAAAACAAAAAATCTCAAGACATATTACATAAATTTACAAAAAACAAATTAACCAAAAAACTCACAAAACTCTCAAACGCAATTCAAGAAAGTCTAAGTGATGCTATACATCTTACTACTAATGATTTTGGATACCCTGGCAACCTCCAAAAAGACCAAAAAGCAAAAACAAAATTAGATACAATTAAAACAGAAGTAAACATTTTATTATCAAAAGTGCAAAAAAGTCATCACAATGATTACAAAGTATACGAAGAATTAAGCTCTCTCAGAGGCATATTGCCCCCAAGTACCAAAAGTGAGTTAAAGGAAGTACTAAGATTACTTTATGGTACCACTGGTGCTAGATAAATCTTTATATTTAAAAACAATTACTTAAATAAACACTAATAAGATAGGCTTATAAGCCTATCTTTCTTTTATATGCTCAAAAAACTTTTCTCACAAATTTGATAATTTCACTTTTATGATATATACTTATTATTAAATAATAATAAGTATTAATTGATAATTAGTGCTCTGAAATTTAAAAAGGAAAATATTTTTATGACAAATCCATTAGTTTCATTACTAACCTTAGGAGTAATATCTTGCAATATTACTCCTATATCAAGTCAAGAACACACGTTAAGTTATATGCAAGATCATAACTTACAAGACAAAAAAATAGATACTTCTATATATCCTAAAGAAGATAAAAAAGAAAATACTATTCAAGTAAAACACGAAAAACTAACACAAGAGAATATAAAAAGCTTACAAGAGTTTCTCATTGATTCCAAAGATTACTATACTAATCTAAACACTATTTACAATCATTATATTCAATATATAGATCAAATTATGACCTATATTCAGTGTAATGAGTCAAGCATAGATTTTTGCATTAGCAATACAAATTCTACAATACGAAAAGAAGCTATTGAAAAACTCAATAACTCTAACCTAATCAAAGATTTTCAAACTTTAGCTGCATCTTTAAAAAATACTAATCTAGAAGGATTCAATAACTCAATTAAAAACTTAAAACAAGTTATACACCAAACCTATCTTGCAAAAGAGCAAACCACTACCAATACATTGAAAACTGTCAAAAATACAGCTGATGCTTTTATAACTGCTATAAATAGTTCAGTAACAACTTATATTGATGCCTTTGTTAACACTGTTTCTAACTTTAACTCTAACACTTTCATCTCTGCTGCTCACAATTTTGCTAATGCTGCCAAAACTTTAAATAAAGAAGTTAATATTGCAGCTCTTACGCCTATTATTGGTACACTAAGAATTATGACTTTTCAATTAGACAACTCTATAGAACAACTAAAACAATATGCTATCAATTTAGATGATTATGAATATACTGGAGGAACAATTTTCGCTAACGCCATTGATACACTAATTTCTGCTTATAAACATGCTACTAATTAAACATCAAATAATAAAATAAATAAGGATCTCTATATAATAGAGATCCTTGCCAATTAAATGCTTATACATACTTTTAAACATAAAGTTCATGATAAGGATACATAGAATATAAACCCTGTTATCAAAAAAGCTTTGTCCAAACGCTCATCCGCAATTTAAAATTCCATCCTTACAGACAGTTTGAAAATACCTTTGAAATTTGGTGATGTCATTTACTTTATTTACTTCATGACATCACCAAATTTGAAAGGTATTCATATAAACAAAAATAGAATCTAATAAAATTAGACCCTATCTCACTCTAAAAAATAATTAAATTATTAATCACATACTAATTCACCATAAATATGTTATATACTATTTCTTTTTAACTGCTAATAATGCTTCATATGCACTCTTTAACCCAGCAAAATCTTTATCCGCTTTTTGTCTCTCAACTCTAAGATTATCTAACTCCGATTCTACTTTCTTAAACATACTTTCTGCTTTACTCAAGCTAAGCTGCGCATTTGATATATTATCTATCATAAGCTGCACATAATAATAACCGCTCAACCTTGCCTGTGCCGATTCACCTAAAGCAGACTTAATAAGACCCTTTGCATACTCAGCATCAGCTTTTACATGTTTTAATGCATGAAATTGCTCATTATACCCTACTACTGCAACATGTCTACTATCTTTAACTGTCTTAATTGCTTCATCTAAATAAGGCAAAGTGTTCGTTACATGATTATTTCCAGGAACACCTCTTCTTGCCTCATTAAAATCAGACTCAGCTCTTATAACAAAAGCTTCCATATTCTTAAGTTCTGACAATGATTTCTCCAACTCATCATAAATTGCATTTACCGCAGCTAAATTAACATCAATTTTTTTCTTAATTTCACTGGCCTCAGCATCCTTACCAGTAAGATAAGATTCTTGAACCGCAGTTAATTTAGGTTGAGATAAGTTAATACTTTTTTCCCTAAAGTCTTTATTTCTTACTACATCCCTTTTAACCTTTGAAACATCTACCTTATTTTCTTTATCCTCTTGATTTTCTTCTTTAGAATTTAAACCTTCTGCATTATCGGTTTCTTCTAAAAATTTTTCTCTTGCTTTGCCTAACAATTCATCAAGAAAATTTATATCACATGATACCAAACACATTAGTGTTAACACACATATTGCTAAAACATTCTTATTCATATTTCCTCTCCTAGATTATCTACATTACCCAAACATTAAATCTCAATATCTAAATAAAAATAAATAACTAATATCAAATATACACCGTTTATATTAACATTAAATAAATTCACTAAAATATACCTAGTTACTCTTTTACTAATTAAAGTTAATCTTATAAAGATTATCTATATCTAACTACAAAGCCTTAGCAATGAAACAATTTCCTATAATATTGTTTCTTAGTGCAAACTTTAATGACTCAAACTCCAGTAAACATATCAAAAAAAGGAAATAAAAACAGTTAAGAAGTCATTACCTAAATTAGCTAGTGAGGAGAAGAAATTATTTCTCTTCTCAAGTTCTTCTATTCCATTATTACAAGAAAGGAATAGAGAGATAAATAATATTGCACAAATACTTTTTATCCTAATATTTTTAATATTTATTTTCATAATTACGTGCACCCTCTTATTCCATTCCTTAAATAAGGAGGTTAGACACTAAAAAAGGAAAACAGCCTTTCATATAAAGAAGTGTTTTCCTTTAATGAGTTTATTATTTTGTTTATTTATTATCTTATTATTTATTTAGCAACAGTATTAGCTTCAAAAGCCACAGGATTATCATTAGGATTAATTTTCATAGCTTCTTTAACAGCTTTAAGTCCTGCATCAATTGTATTTTTCATTGCTACAGTTAATGTATTTAGTGCTTTAGTAACAGCACTTATAACTGATACTCTGACTCCAGCAGTGTAGTCAGTTTCAGCTGTAGTAACACCAGTATTAACCCCAGGGAATTTACCACTTTTAGTCATAGCTCTTAATGCTATAGCTCCTGCTATTGTTGCATCTGTAGCATTAGCTTCAGCAGCCTTAGTAGCAGTAGCTTCACCATTTGTAACTATAGCTTTCAGTATATCAGCACCAGTTACGGCCCCAACTGCTTTTAACACATCTGCTGCAGCCCCCTTTGCATGGGTGTCACTAGTACCAACTCCAGAACTAGCTGAACTAGCAAATAAATTTCCTGCCTCACCGTTAGTTTGAATACTACCACCTTTTCTTGCACTAAGATCAGAAGCCTTTTTGTCTGTTCCAGCCTCATGATTTCCTACATTTTCCAGTACCACATCTACAATTGATTTAATTCCTTTTACTAAACTAGCAACTTCTGAACCTGCATCACCCCCTTTAGTCTTAGCAGCAACATTAGCAATTGGTTCACTAGCAGGAACATCCTTTAAAGCATCACTAGCAGTCTTAGCTCCCTGAATTATCTTAGTAAGTTTTTCACTTAAAGTTGTTACAGCAGTCTCAGTTGCAGCAGCATTATGATTGCCTTCTCTCTTCATGTTCTCAACAATTGTATTAAGCTTATCTTTAGTCCCTTGTACAGTATCATGAATTTTTTTAAAATAAGCTGCAACATCAGATTTTTTAGTTTCAGTATTAAACCCTAAAACAGTACCTGTCATCTCACCAAAAGAAGTAAAGACAGATAAGAAGTCATTACCTAAATTAGCAAGTGAGGATAAGAAAGTATTTTTCTTTTGAAGTTCTTCTATCCCATTATTACAAGAAAGGAAAAGAGAGATAAATAATATTGCACAAATACTTTTTATATTTATATTTTTAATATTTATTTTCATATATTACGTGCCTCCTTTTTTCCCATCCTTTAATTAAAAGAGGCCAGATACAAAAAAGGAAAACAACTCCTATACAAGAAGTGCTTCCCTTTAATAACTTTATTATTTAGTTTACTTGTTACTTATTTAGCAATAATACCAGATTCAGTAGTTACATGAGTATCATTAGCACTTATATTCATAGCATCTTTAACAGTTTTAAGTCCTGTATCAAGGGTTTTTCTTATTTCTATAGTCAATGTATTTAGTGCCTTAGTTACCGCACTAATAGCTGCATATTGTATCTGTTGTTTTGCTCCACCATCACTACCACCAGACTTATTAGAGAATTTACCACCCTTAGCTATTGATCGTAAAACTATTCCTCCTGCTATAGTTGCATCTTTTGCATCACCAGCAGAAATAGGCTGACCATCTGAAAGAGTTTTATCGTTAATAGCCAACTTAGCGGAATTACCACCAACTTGAGCCATAGCTTGTAATATATCAGCACCAGTTACTGCGCCAACAGCTTTAGCTGCATCTTTAGCGGCTTTACCAACACCAGCAGTAGTACCAATAGCTTTCTTAGCAAAAAGAGCTATGGCTCCATTATTGGTGTTATCATCAGCATCAACATTTCTTGCACTACCATCGGCACCGCTAGTATCGACAGCAGGATTTTTATTATCACCAGAATCGGCTTTACCTTTTCCTTTGAGTACTATATCCGAAATTGTTTTAATTCCTTCAGTAATGGATTGCACTACTTTTGAATCACCTGCAACACCAACTCCATCACCACCTCCACCAAAATCAACAATAAGACCATTATCAGTATCACCAATAGCATCACTAACAGTCTTAGCACCCTCAATTATCTTGCTAAGTTGTAAATTTAAAGTTGTTACAGCAGTACCTGTAGCCTCTGCATTAGGATTATTTTGATTTTTCATATCAGTAACAATTTTATTAAGACCTGTTTTAACCCCTTGTACAGTCTCTTGAATCTTTTTAAAGTACTCACCAACCTTAGACTTTGTAGTAGTCTTATCAAAAGCTAAAACACCCCCAAATGAATCGCCAAAAGAAGTGAAGACAGATAAGAAGTCATTACCTAAATTAGCAAGTGAGGATAAGAATTGATTTTTCTTTTCAAGTTCTTCTATTCCATTATTACAAGAAAGGAATAGAGAGATAAATAATGTTGCACAAATACTTTTTATCTTAATATTTTTAATATTTATTTTCATATATTACGTGCCTCCTTTCTCCCTATCCTTTAAATAAATAAACTACACACAACAAAAGAGAAACAACTCCTATACAAGAAGTGTTTCTCTTAAATGCTTTATTATTTAGTTTAACGAGTTTTTATTATATTATTTTTTTCTTGAGGACTTTTTACTTTACTATCACCTAATATCTGTGCTGTTTGTTCTAGACACTGCTTCACTACTACTTGAACAATATTTTCGATTGCGTTTAATAGTTTATTTACTGCAGTTACTCCTACCCCGTTAACTGCATTTATATTGGCTGCTGTTGAGGCTGCATCTAGCTTGCCACCCTTAAGCAAAGAACGTAGAGCTATTCCTCCTGCTACTGCGACTTTACTTGCACGTTCTGCAGTTTGTGTAGTTTTTGCTGCACCTGTTACTGCAAGTTTCACTGCATGCTCTGGAGCAGTTGCATTAGCTATGGTAGCTTCAGCAACAACATCTGTTTCATTAGCTAATGCTATTGCGTATAGAATGTCTTCACCTCTTACCGAATTTACTATTGCTAAAGCCTTAGCTGCATTTTCTTCTATTGCTGTTCCTCCCCCTGTTGTATTTAGTACTTTACCTCCGTTTGTATCTCCACTAGATACTGTGTCGGTTTTAGGCTTAATTTTTTTATTGGTATTAGCATCAACTATACCCTTTAATGCTTTTACTGCTGCTTGCACATCTTCTATACTCGCACCTGTTCCTTGTACTTGTGATGCTGAGTCTGCTTTAACACCACTTACTACTTCACCATCATTAGTCAAAGTCTGCAAAGAAGTAATATGCTTTTTTAATTCATCAAGTGTTTTCTTTGCTTGTCCTACGCCTCCATCTTTATCATCTTCAATATTAATTCCTGCTTTGTTTGCTGCTTCCTGTACCTGACCAATCGCTTTCTCAATTGAACTTGCTAAATTTTTGAACTTATCTGATACATCACTTTTTTTTGTTGAACTAGTAACTGATATACCCAAAGTATTTGCTATTAAATCAACAAATGAAGAAAAGACAGACTTAGCAGTGTCACCTAATTTTAGACTTTCAGCTGCTTGTCTCTCAGCTTCACTAGCTACTTCAATCTCCCCTGAATTATTACAAGAAAGGAAAAGAGAGATAAATAATGTTGCACAAATACTTCTTACTCTAATACTTTTAATATTTATTTTCATATATTACGTGCACCCTTTTTCCTATCCTTTAAATAAAGAAGCTAAAAACAAAAAAAGGAAAACTACTCTTATATATAGCAATAGTTTCCCTTAAATCATTTTACCTAGTTATATATATCGTATAAACTTTATTGAGTTGCGATATTAGTTTTTAGCTTCAATAGTTACAGGAGTAGTTTCAGGATTAAGTTTCATTGCTTCTTTAACAGTTTTAAGTCCCTCATCAATTGTCTTTCTTATTGCAATAGTTAGGGTATTTAATGCCTTAGTTACTGCACTTGTTACTGCTCTTTTAATTTCAACAGCAATACTGGAACTAGCATTAGCAAAATGACCATTCTTAGCCATAGCTCTTAATGCTATACCACCTGCAACTGCTGCATCTTTAGGAGCAGTAACACCAACAGTAGAAATAGCGGCATTATGTTTAGCTAACTTGCCAGCATCACCACCTTCTTTAATTATAGCTTTTAGGATATCAGCACCTGTTACTGCTCCAACTGCTTTAACTGCATCGTTTGCTGATTGTTTTTCATTACTAGCAATTCCCATACTACCATCAAACAATTTACTTGCACCATCATTACTTCTTTGGGTAGAATTATCATCGGCTATTTTATTATCACCAGCTTCAGCATTTCCTTCTTTAGCATCAAGTACTACTTCCACAATAGTCTTAATTCCTTGTACTAAATTTTCAATATCACCACCAGAACCTTTAGTATTACCACTAGCAACATCACCAAGTAGGTCACTAGTATCAGTACCAATAGCCTCATTAACAGTCTTTGCCCCTTGAATTATTTTATCAAGTGTATTTTCAATTAGTGTTTTTACAGCTGCAGCAGTAGCTTCAGCATTAGGATTTCCTTTATCTTTCATATTAGAAACAAGTTGATTAAGCTTATCTTTAGTATTTTTTACGGCATCATGAATTTTTCCAAAATATTTCCCAACCTCGGACTTTGTAGTTTTATCATTAAACCCTAAAACACTCCCAATTGAATCGCCAAGAGAAGTAAAGACAGATAAGAAGTCATTACCTAAATTAGCAAGTGAGGATAAGAAAGTATTTCTCTTTTCAAGTTCTTCTATCCCATTATTACAAGCAAGGAAAAGAGAGATAAATAATGTTGCACAAATACTTTTTACTCTAATATTTTTAATATTTATTTTCATATATTACGTGCCTCCTTTTACCTACCCTTTAACTAAAAAGACAATATAGATACTCTCTAAATCATAATCTTTAAACTAAGCGAAAGCTTGATTGTAGCTAATCACATAAAAATCAATAATAATTTTACTGATTAAACCGATTTAAATAGAAATATTCTATAATACAAAAAAACAGAAATACCCATAAGGCATTCCTGCATATAAAACTTATAAAATATAAATTTTGCTCTAATTAATAATTTAAGCACACTACATTATACTATTTAGATTTTACTTCACTAGTAGAATTTTCTTTTATGCAATCACTAACATCTTTTAAACATCCATCCACTGTTCTTCTTATAATAGATATAATCTCATTTACAGTCTTCCCAACTACTCCTATTAATATTGCATTCACTTCTTTTTCTTTAGCATTAGTACTATGGGTTGCTAATTTACCACTCTCAGCCATAGCCCTTAATGCTAAACCTGCGGCTATTACTGATGCATTTGTTTGAATACTAGCATGAGTATTTCCGTCACTCTTAGTAGCAATTGCAATTTCATAAGCATCTTGAGCTTGATCAATAGTTTTTTCTTTACCATCTTTATTAGCTGCTTTAATTGCTGCTAATATATCTGCACCACTAGCTGCAATTACTGCTCTGTGAGCCCCTTTCAGTGCATCAGCCCCACTGGTATTAGCAGTACTGTTAGTATTAAATAGTTTGCCAACTGCTTTAGAATCCTCAATCTCTTTACTAGCATCTTCTTTTGCAAGACCTTTAGCATCCTTTGCTGCACCATATATCATGCTAATTCCTTCAACAAGACCCTTTACACTTTTTGTTTTCGCTGAATTTGCATCACCATCACTATCAGAATTACCAATTTTATCAGTAGCACTAGAAGTAGCTTCCTTAATCTTATTTGCTCCATCAACGATCTTTCCCAACGTTTCAATTACCTTAGCAATTACACTCTCAGCTTTGTCTTTTATTAAATCGTAGCCACTATCTGATTTTATACTTTCTAATTTGTCTTTAACTGATTTAACTGCATCACCAATCTTACCTAATTGTTCTCCAATATCAGATTTTTTAGTATCCTTATTAAAGCCCAAAACAGTACCAAGAGTATCCCCAAAAGAAGTAAAAACATCTAAGAAACCTTGTCTTAAATTAGATATAGAGAGTATATAATCCCTTTGTTTTTCAAGTTCTTCTATTACTCCACTATTACAAGAAAGGAATAAAGAAATAAATAATGTTGCACAAATACTTTTTACTCTAATATTTTTAATATTTATTTTCATATATTACTTACCTCCTTCTTTCCTCAACTAAAGAGACTAAACATACAAAAAGGAAAACATCTCTTATCACAAGAAGTGTTTCCCTTAAATAATTTTATTAGTTAATAATATTAATGCTTTTATTACATTATTTTTTTTCTTGAGGGCTTTTTGATTTACTATCACCTAATATTTGTTGTGTCTGTTCTAAACATTGCTTTATTATCACTTGAATAACGTTTTCTATTGATTTTAATAGTCTATTTGCTGCACTTACTTCTAAACTCCCATTAACTGCCATTGAATCGGCTGTTTGTGAACCTACATTTAGCTTACCACCTTTAAGCAAAGAACGTAATGCAATTCCTCCTGCCACTGCGACTTTACTTGCATTTTCTGCAGTGTCCGAAGAAGTTGCTGATCCTGTTACTGCAAGTTTTACTGCGTGTTTTGGATCAGTTGCATTAGTTGTAGTAGCTTCAGCAACAACGTCTGAGTTCTCATCAGCTGATGTTATAGCGTATAGCATGTCTTCACCTGTTACTGAATTTACTATTGCTAAAGCTTTAGATGCATCGGCTGCTGTTGCTTCCCCTGATGATGTTGTCTTTAGTACCTTACCTCCGTTTGTATCACCACTAGATACTGTGTCTTTTGTAGGCTTAACTGCTTTATTAGTATTAGCAGCAACTATTCCCTTTAGAGCCTTTACTGTTTCCTTCACATCTTGTACACTGACACCTGACCCTGCTACTTGTGATGCTGAGCCTGCTGTAACACCACTTACTACTTCACCAACATTAGTCAAATTCTGCAAAGAAATAATATGATGCTTCTTTAATTCATTAAGTGTTTTCTTTGCTTGTCCTACGCCTCCAACTGAAGAATCTTTTCAATATTAATTCCTGCTTTGCTTGCTGCTTCCTGTACCTGACTAATCGCTTTATCGATTGAACTTGCTAACTCTTTAAACTTATTTGATACATCACTTTTTTGTGTTGAACTAGTAACTGATATACCCAAAGAATTCGTTATTAAATCTATAAATGAAGAAAACAGAGACTTAGCCGTTTCTCCTAACTTTAGACTTTCAGCAGCTTGTCGATCGGCTTCACTAACTATTTCACTCTCTCCTGAACTATTACAAGCAAGGAATAGAGATATAAATAATGTTGCACATATACTTTTTATACTTATACTTTTAATATTTATTTTCATATATTACCTGAATCATTTCCCTCAACTAAAGAAGCTAAATATAAACAAAAGGGAAACATCTCTCATATAGAAAAGTGTTTCCCTTTAATGACTTTATTTTTTCTGTTACTTACCAATTAAAGTTATTCTTATAATAAGCTCTAAAATCACTTGTCTCTTAGTTAACTTTAGCAGCAAACTCTATCTTTACAGGTTCTGCAATCCCTTTGATTGTCTCTTTTAATACATCTTTAGCAGTCTTCATTAAAACAGTAACCGCTGCATATAATTCAGCAAGTTCTTTTGCCCCGTGTGTTCCATTACTGCCATGAGTCTTCCTATCTATAGCCTGTTGTGCATTAGTATCAGTAGTACCACTGCTAGATCCTAAATCAGTATGTTGATTAGTCAACTTATTCTTAAATGCTTCAGCCTTAGTTTTAACCGTATCAACTTTTGTCTGTAAATCTCTATCTCCCAAAGATTCTCCGACTTGCAAGTTTTTTGCCTTAGTTTCTATAAGTAATGCAACTTCATAAACCCCTGCCATCAATCCATTATTTTTATTATTATGAGTACTTTCAGTAGCA comes from Borrelia coriaceae and encodes:
- a CDS encoding variable large family protein; protein product: MTNVGEVVSGVTAGSASQVAGSGVSVQDVKETVKALKGIVAANTNKAVKPTKDTVSSGDTNGGKVLKTTSSGEATAADASKALAIVNSVTGEDMLYAITSADENSDVVAEATTTNATDPKHAVKLAVTGSATSSDTAENASKVAVAGGIALRSLLKGGKLNVGSQTADSMAVNGSLEVSAANRLLKSIENVIQVIIKQCLEQTQQILGDSKSKSPQEKK
- a CDS encoding variable large family protein produces the protein MKINIKSISIKSICATLFISLFLACNSSGESEIVSEADRQAAESLKLGETAKSLFSSFIDLITNSLGISVTSSTQKSDVSNKFKELASSIDKAISQVQEAASKAGINIEKILQLEA
- a CDS encoding variable large family protein — encoded protein: MKINIKNIRVKSICATLFISLFLACNNGIEELEKRNTFLSSLANLGNDFLSVFTSLGDSIGSVLGFNDKTTKSEVGKYFGKIHDAVKNTKDKLNQLVSNMKDKGNPNAEATAAAVKTLIENTLDKIIQGAKTVNEAIGTDTSDLLGDVASGNTKGSGGDIENLVQGIKTIVEVVLDAKEGNAEAGDNKIADDNSTQRSNDGASKLFDGSMGIASNEKQSANDAVKAVGAVTGADILKAIIKEGGDAGKLAKHNAAISTVGVTAPKDAAVAGGIALRAMAKNGHFANASSSIAVEIKRAVTSAVTKALNTLTIAIRKTIDEGLKTVKEAMKLNPETTPVTIEAKN
- a CDS encoding variable large family protein, with protein sequence MKINIKNINIKSICAILFISLFLSCNNGIEELQKKNTFLSSLANLGNDFLSVFTSFGEMTGTVLGFNTETKKSDVAAYFKKIHDTVQGTKDKLNTIVENMKREGNHNAAATETAVTTLSEKLTKIIQGAKTASDALKDVPASEPIANVAAKTKGGDAGSEVASLVKGIKSIVDVVLENVGNHEAGTDKKASDLSARKGGSIQTNGEAGNLFASSASSGVGTSDTHAKGAAADVLKAVGAVTGADILKAIVTNGEATATKAAEANATDATIAGAIALRAMTKSGKFPGVNTGVTTAETDYTAGVRVSVISAVTKALNTLTVAMKNTIDAGLKAVKEAMKINPNDNPVAFEANTVAK
- a CDS encoding variable large family protein, with product MKINIKNIRVKSICATLFISLFLSCNSGVIEELEKQRDYILSISNLRQGFLDVFTSFGDTLGTVLGFNKDTKKSDIGEQLGKIGDAVKSVKDKLESIKSDSGYDLIKDKAESVIAKVIETLGKIVDGANKIKEATSSATDKIGNSDSDGDANSAKTKSVKGLVEGISMIYGAAKDAKGLAKEDASKEIEDSKAVGKLFNTNSTANTSGADALKGAHRAVIAASGADILAAIKAANKDGKEKTIDQAQDAYEIAIATKSDGNTHASIQTNASVIAAGLALRAMAESGKLATHSTNAKEKEVNAILIGVVGKTVNEIISIIRRTVDGCLKDVSDCIKENSTSEVKSK
- a CDS encoding Vsp/OspC family lipoprotein, whose translation is MKINIKNIKVKSICATLFISLFLSCNNGGPEIREGQAATADGTVIDLKTVSKKIKEASEFAVGVKEIGGLVDSLDGLAKGIGKKIVSSGIATESTHNNKNNGLMAGVYEVALLIETKAKNLQVGESLGDRDLQTKVDTVKTKAEAFKNKLTNQHTDLGSSSGTTDTNAQQAIDRKTHGSNGTHGAKELAELYAAVTVLMKTAKDVLKETIKGIAEPVKIEFAAKVN
- a CDS encoding variable large family protein codes for the protein MKINIKSIRVRSICATLFISLFLSCNNSGEIEVASEAERQAAESLKLGDTAKSVFSSFVDLIANTLGISVTSSTKKSDVSDKFKNLASSIEKAIGQVQEAANKAGINIEDDKDGGVGQAKKTLDELKKHITSLQTLTNDGEVVSGVKADSASQVQGTGASIEDVQAAVKALKGIVDANTNKKIKPKTDTVSSGDTNGGKVLNTTGGGTAIEENAAKALAIVNSVRGEDILYAIALANETDVVAEATIANATAPEHAVKLAVTGAAKTTQTAERASKVAVAGGIALRSLLKGGKLDAASTAANINAVNGVGVTAVNKLLNAIENIVQVVVKQCLEQTAQILGDSKVKSPQEKNNIIKTR
- a CDS encoding variable large family protein, encoding MKINIKNIKIKSICATLFISLFLSCNNGIEELEKKNQFLSSLANLGNDFLSVFTSFGDSFGGVLAFDKTTTKSKVGEYFKKIQETVQGVKTGLNKIVTDMKNQNNPNAEATGTAVTTLNLQLSKIIEGAKTVSDAIGDTDNGLIVDFGGGGDGVGVAGDSKVVQSITEGIKTISDIVLKGKGKADSGDNKNPAVDTSGADGSARNVDADDNTNNGAIALFAKKAIGTTAGVGKAAKDAAKAVGAVTGADILQAMAQVGGNSAKLAINDKTLSDGQPISAGDAKDATIAGGIVLRSIAKGGKFSNKSGGSDGGAKQQIQYAAISAVTKALNTLTIEIRKTLDTGLKTVKDAMNISANDTHVTTESGIIAK